In Bacillus sp. SB49, a single window of DNA contains:
- a CDS encoding MFS transporter, protein MGVAIETTHPYTPRESGFWRITAALMIASLSTFSTLYVFQPLLPLLSDSYDRSATVSSFVMSSCVLAMVVGLFVLGFLSDRYGRVAVMKLSLFVTVITLGLIPLVDSFEWIVALRVIQGFFLAGIPAAAMGYLGEETSPKHIGLAMTLYISSNALGGMGGRVGAGYLAGVFDLRLTIWVFAFFGVLAAFLFLVLIPNERFFEKTDQSIVKDLQGLFVHLRSGNMLFLFLMGFLLQAVFTAVWTYLPFYLQGEPFRWTLEVISFTYFAYLFGIIAPPLAGRMSLSLGMKRVMYLAVLVMLAGAGVTAVPSGSMIVFGLCLLCMGFFVAHAMASALVSKSATHHRSGASGFYLISYYAGVAVGSTAAGVLWEGSGWLGILSIGISFLVLFFCMWLFRRRGLST, encoded by the coding sequence ATGGGAGTGGCGATAGAAACGACTCACCCCTATACACCGCGTGAGTCTGGATTTTGGCGGATTACAGCCGCATTAATGATTGCATCTTTATCGACCTTTTCTACATTGTATGTCTTTCAGCCACTGCTCCCGTTGCTTTCGGATAGTTATGATCGTTCTGCTACAGTATCAAGCTTCGTCATGTCCTCCTGTGTGCTCGCTATGGTTGTCGGATTGTTCGTTTTAGGCTTTCTTTCTGATCGCTATGGCAGGGTGGCAGTTATGAAGCTTTCCCTGTTCGTTACCGTGATTACACTGGGTTTGATTCCTCTTGTGGATAGTTTCGAATGGATTGTAGCTCTCCGTGTTATCCAGGGATTTTTCCTTGCAGGGATTCCTGCTGCGGCGATGGGGTATTTAGGGGAAGAAACATCACCAAAACATATAGGTCTTGCTATGACGCTGTATATTTCGAGTAACGCACTCGGAGGAATGGGCGGAAGAGTGGGAGCGGGATATCTTGCAGGGGTTTTTGATTTACGGTTGACGATTTGGGTGTTTGCATTCTTCGGAGTCCTTGCTGCTTTTCTGTTCCTTGTACTCATACCGAACGAGCGTTTCTTTGAAAAAACGGATCAGTCGATAGTCAAGGATCTTCAAGGGTTGTTTGTCCATTTGCGAAGCGGAAACATGCTTTTTCTATTCTTAATGGGCTTCCTGCTGCAGGCCGTTTTCACGGCAGTGTGGACATACCTTCCCTTTTACTTGCAAGGAGAGCCTTTTCGATGGACGCTGGAGGTCATTTCATTTACCTATTTTGCTTATTTATTCGGGATTATCGCACCGCCGCTGGCAGGGAGAATGTCTCTCTCCTTAGGGATGAAGCGGGTGATGTATTTAGCTGTCCTTGTAATGCTGGCAGGAGCAGGGGTGACCGCTGTACCGTCCGGTTCCATGATTGTATTTGGTCTCTGTCTGCTCTGTATGGGGTTCTTTGTCGCCCATGCAATGGCTTCGGCGCTTGTAAGTAAATCTGCCACGCATCATCGAAGTGGAGCATCCGGATTCTATTTGATCAGCTACTACGCCGGGGTCGCTGTGGGGAGCACGGCTGCCGGGGTTTTGTGGGAAGGTAGTGGATGGCTCGGAATATTAAGTATAGGCATAAGTTTTCTGGTACTGTTCTTCTGTATGTGGCTCTTTCGCCGCCGTGGTCTCAGCACGTGA
- a CDS encoding CHY zinc finger protein has product MEEVKGKLVDTNTRCVHYHSETDIIAIKMHCCQTYYACIFCHDELEDHGKSRWPRNRWDEAAVLCGNCESELSIQNYMKASVCPNCKHAFNAGCRLHYPYYFEMNQD; this is encoded by the coding sequence ATGGAGGAAGTGAAAGGGAAGCTTGTCGATACGAATACAAGGTGCGTACACTATCATAGTGAGACTGATATTATTGCGATTAAAATGCACTGCTGCCAAACGTACTATGCATGTATCTTCTGTCATGATGAATTAGAGGATCATGGGAAGTCACGCTGGCCGAGGAATCGCTGGGATGAGGCTGCTGTCCTCTGTGGAAACTGTGAGAGCGAGCTGTCCATACAGAATTATATGAAGGCTTCTGTTTGTCCGAACTGTAAGCATGCTTTTAATGCCGGCTGCCGGCTGCATTATCCGTATTATTTTGAAATGAATCAAGACTGA
- a CDS encoding YceI family protein gives MTKLVLDPVHSSLNFQIKHMMVSKAKGEFEEFNVQFSGDLNDLSSASIAVTIPVKSINTKNEQRDGHLRSGDFFEADQYPEMTFKSTSIKEVSEGEFEVTGDFTIKETTNKETFTVEYNGTSKSPMDGSTIAGFDVTGKVNRESYGLTYNAAIETGGMLLGRDVKFEGNFEFVVEQ, from the coding sequence ATGACTAAATTAGTATTAGATCCTGTGCACAGCAGTTTGAATTTCCAAATTAAACATATGATGGTATCCAAGGCTAAAGGAGAATTCGAGGAATTTAATGTTCAATTTTCCGGAGACCTGAATGATCTCTCATCTGCCAGCATCGCCGTAACAATTCCCGTTAAATCCATTAACACGAAGAACGAGCAAAGAGATGGACACCTCCGGTCCGGAGACTTCTTCGAGGCAGATCAATATCCGGAAATGACATTCAAGAGTACTTCCATCAAAGAAGTCTCGGAAGGAGAATTCGAAGTAACCGGAGACTTCACGATTAAAGAGACAACTAATAAAGAGACATTCACAGTCGAATACAACGGCACATCGAAGAGTCCTATGGACGGGAGCACGATCGCAGGCTTTGATGTCACCGGAAAAGTGAACCGAGAAAGCTACGGCTTGACTTACAATGCCGCAATAGAAACCGGCGGAATGCTGCTTGGCAGAGATGTGAAATTCGAAGGGAACTTTGAATTCGTCGTAGAACAATAA
- a CDS encoding MerR family transcriptional regulator, which produces MSSYKHKKVISIGTVNELTGLSLRQIRYYEERGLIYPERTKRGTRKYSFADVEMLLQIADKREEGVQTYEIKQDLLESSKEKVMERMLRGQLNAHFKLNK; this is translated from the coding sequence ATGTCGTCCTACAAGCATAAAAAGGTCATATCAATCGGAACCGTTAATGAACTGACAGGATTATCGCTTCGACAAATACGGTACTATGAGGAGCGAGGATTAATATATCCGGAACGGACTAAGAGAGGAACAAGGAAATATTCCTTTGCGGACGTGGAAATGCTGCTCCAGATAGCAGACAAACGAGAAGAAGGGGTGCAAACCTATGAAATAAAACAGGATTTGCTGGAATCAAGCAAGGAAAAAGTAATGGAACGAATGCTGCGTGGTCAATTAAACGCACATTTCAAGCTTAACAAATAG
- a CDS encoding Fur-regulated basic protein FbpA: MKNHLRTAVETMREHYIQKLIEAGQFHASDEVLHSLTLTELETLAARIHRP; this comes from the coding sequence ATGAAGAATCATTTAAGGACAGCTGTTGAAACTATGCGGGAACATTATATCCAAAAGCTGATCGAAGCCGGACAGTTCCATGCTTCGGACGAGGTTCTCCATTCACTTACACTGACAGAACTGGAAACCCTCGCAGCCAGAATCCACCGTCCATAG
- a CDS encoding AI-2E family transporter, with amino-acid sequence MWWKQPYYKYITAGILLLIFYFFLEKLQLLEPFKTIFQTLFYPMLIAGFLFYVLRPAVDLLERVPFLPRPAAILLLFACIGGIVYTGFKFLAETIKQQVTDLSSLPSKVKDTAEHAGRKIEENDMGMVSMNSITQKVTNYFGGMTEQIGEHLTTVFSTIAGAATVMIIVPFVLFFLLKDGERLVPFLSRAFRPEHKPRGEKLLKDLDYTISSYILGQVTIAAVDGVLTYIGYLLIGLDYALVLGVFLAFTCVIPFVGPVIGSIPAVVVALMQEPQLAIYVIVTIVVVQQLESNLVAPYVFGERLNIHPLTVILLLVVAAPLYGIVGMIIAVPTYSVIKVLIKHGYSFYKMYHPS; translated from the coding sequence ATGTGGTGGAAGCAGCCTTATTACAAATACATAACGGCAGGGATCCTGCTGCTCATTTTTTATTTCTTTCTTGAGAAGCTGCAATTATTAGAACCATTTAAAACTATTTTTCAAACGCTATTCTATCCCATGTTGATCGCGGGGTTTTTGTTTTATGTGCTGAGGCCGGCTGTTGACCTTTTGGAACGGGTGCCCTTCCTTCCGCGTCCCGCTGCTATCCTTCTGCTTTTTGCCTGCATAGGAGGAATAGTCTACACCGGTTTTAAATTCCTGGCAGAGACGATTAAACAACAGGTAACCGACCTTTCCAGCCTTCCGTCTAAAGTGAAGGATACGGCCGAACATGCCGGCAGGAAGATAGAGGAGAATGATATGGGTATGGTATCCATGAATTCTATCACCCAGAAGGTGACGAATTATTTCGGTGGAATGACCGAGCAGATCGGCGAGCATCTCACTACCGTGTTCTCCACTATTGCGGGGGCTGCCACCGTCATGATCATCGTTCCTTTCGTGCTTTTTTTCCTATTGAAAGACGGGGAGAGGCTGGTGCCGTTTTTGTCTCGGGCCTTCCGTCCGGAGCATAAGCCGCGAGGAGAAAAGCTGTTGAAAGATTTGGATTACACGATATCATCTTATATACTCGGGCAGGTGACTATAGCCGCGGTAGACGGGGTGTTGACGTATATTGGGTATCTGCTGATCGGCCTCGATTATGCGCTCGTTCTGGGTGTTTTTCTGGCATTCACTTGTGTCATCCCGTTTGTAGGGCCTGTCATCGGTTCCATTCCTGCAGTCGTGGTCGCATTAATGCAGGAACCCCAGCTTGCCATCTATGTTATAGTGACCATCGTTGTTGTCCAGCAGTTAGAGAGTAATCTTGTGGCACCTTATGTTTTTGGGGAACGGTTGAACATTCATCCGTTGACCGTCATCCTTCTTCTTGTCGTGGCAGCTCCTTTGTATGGAATTGTCGGTATGATTATCGCCGTGCCCACCTACTCTGTAATTAAAGTGTTAATAAAGCACGGATATAGTTTTTATAAGATGTATCATCCTTCCTAG
- a CDS encoding YjiH family protein produces the protein MAIENTKSTETLQQTNSYTTKQWLKFLIPSFIGVLLFMVPISIGGKVTIGLGIMADALQGAFSEQIPLFMTVIICLSAAGSILVKLLPEEGIRSGNVVAHLFDVGPFWASMRVLGAVFAVLTLTSAGPSIISSELTGGVVLFDLVPVLMVWFLFASLFMPLLLEFGLMDLIGTVVRKAMYGLFKLPGRSSVDAIASWMGSAPVGVLLTTQQYEKGYYTKREASVVATNFSIASIAFSLVIAKFLSIDHMFVPFYFTVVVCGLVAAVICPRIPPLSKKKDTYYEPAGKQISEDVPEGVSSFRWGLEKAVEKADEVKSAGQVVKKGVYNVVDIWFGLIPLVMALGTVALVVAEFTPVFTILSYPFVPILNWLQIPEAYAAAPAMIVGFADMFLPSVIGSGIESELTRFVIGVMSLTQLIYMSEIGILLIKSKIPIHFFELFVIFLQRTIITLPIAALLAHILFF, from the coding sequence ATGGCTATTGAAAATACAAAATCTACAGAAACCCTGCAACAGACTAATTCTTACACGACTAAACAATGGTTAAAGTTCCTCATTCCTTCTTTTATAGGTGTTCTTTTGTTCATGGTACCTATTTCTATTGGTGGAAAAGTAACCATTGGTCTCGGGATCATGGCGGATGCTCTACAGGGAGCCTTTTCCGAACAAATTCCTTTGTTTATGACAGTCATTATCTGTCTATCTGCTGCAGGCAGCATTCTGGTGAAACTGCTTCCTGAAGAGGGGATTCGTTCTGGAAATGTCGTTGCCCATTTATTTGATGTCGGTCCTTTCTGGGCGTCTATGCGGGTTCTTGGAGCGGTATTCGCAGTCTTGACGTTGACAAGTGCAGGACCATCTATTATTTCTTCGGAACTTACCGGAGGGGTCGTGCTTTTCGACCTTGTACCGGTGTTGATGGTCTGGTTTCTTTTTGCCAGTCTGTTTATGCCCCTGCTGTTGGAATTCGGTTTAATGGATTTGATCGGTACAGTTGTCCGGAAAGCGATGTACGGCTTATTTAAGCTTCCGGGACGTTCATCTGTGGATGCCATTGCCTCCTGGATGGGTAGTGCGCCGGTCGGGGTGTTATTGACGACCCAGCAATATGAGAAAGGGTATTATACAAAGCGCGAAGCTAGTGTAGTCGCGACTAATTTCTCGATTGCCTCCATTGCTTTCAGCCTTGTCATCGCAAAGTTCCTTTCCATTGACCATATGTTCGTACCTTTCTATTTTACAGTCGTCGTCTGTGGTTTGGTAGCGGCTGTCATCTGCCCAAGAATTCCTCCACTGTCTAAAAAGAAAGACACGTATTATGAGCCTGCTGGTAAACAGATCAGTGAAGATGTTCCAGAAGGTGTTTCGTCGTTCCGATGGGGACTGGAGAAAGCGGTAGAGAAGGCGGATGAAGTGAAGAGCGCTGGTCAAGTCGTGAAAAAGGGTGTCTATAACGTTGTCGATATTTGGTTTGGATTAATCCCCCTTGTTATGGCGCTTGGAACCGTTGCGTTAGTGGTGGCTGAGTTTACACCGGTCTTTACTATTCTTTCTTATCCATTCGTACCAATTCTTAACTGGCTGCAGATTCCAGAAGCCTACGCAGCAGCTCCTGCCATGATTGTCGGTTTTGCGGACATGTTCCTTCCATCTGTCATTGGGAGTGGAATCGAATCAGAACTGACTCGATTCGTCATTGGTGTTATGAGTCTGACGCAGTTGATCTATATGTCGGAGATAGGTATTCTGTTGATTAAATCCAAAATTCCTATACATTTCTTTGAGCTGTTTGTGATATTTTTACAGCGTACGATCATTACACTTCCGATAGCAGCTTTGTTGGCGCACATCTTATTCTTTTAA
- a CDS encoding GNAT family N-acetyltransferase: MDEELQQKTGVDVPRTYQQFLQSYDLYFKGEKPDLLLKAIECDGEIIGKVELYRAKDRDYIGIVLGDRQRSGIGTKALQQFIEIIHYRYGISNIFAEVFEDNDQSLRFFQKNGFEFIGEEVVEWFRGKPRTLITLKKNVEEAFR; the protein is encoded by the coding sequence ATGGATGAGGAGTTACAGCAAAAGACTGGGGTGGATGTCCCGAGAACCTATCAGCAGTTTCTGCAGTCATATGATTTGTACTTTAAGGGAGAAAAGCCTGATTTACTCCTTAAAGCCATCGAATGCGACGGAGAAATTATCGGTAAGGTAGAATTGTATCGCGCTAAAGACCGCGATTATATTGGTATCGTCCTCGGTGATCGGCAGCGGAGCGGGATAGGTACAAAAGCTTTGCAGCAATTTATTGAAATCATCCATTACCGATATGGTATTTCTAACATATTTGCAGAAGTATTCGAAGATAACGACCAAAGTCTGCGGTTCTTTCAGAAAAATGGCTTTGAGTTCATCGGTGAGGAGGTAGTGGAATGGTTCCGCGGGAAACCACGAACATTGATAACATTGAAGAAAAACGTAGAAGAAGCTTTCCGGTAA
- a CDS encoding STAS domain-containing protein: protein MTALNQRFAQYLADNQTTLVNELLPKTLDELQIKYTESELNYHFEMLRLLLDRVAKSLLQHPDETNAAEIGYDMENYLYSQGILLKQTVDVLSVFRLALIRHMRKSEFIYEAKVDEGFLVTEEIVAAFDAAIRATTANYNWTKEKEHTEMENHLNEISTPVVLIDEFQAVLPLVGEFSPERFDIVKEHTLNKVKEHSLRLLFIDFSGIATFDDVFINDLFNLTKTIKLLGTRTVLTGIRTEMAIAAIQSGMNFKDLETFNDLKQALVTINDA from the coding sequence ATGACGGCACTGAATCAGCGTTTTGCTCAATACTTAGCGGACAATCAGACCACATTAGTAAATGAACTGTTACCAAAAACATTGGACGAGCTGCAGATCAAATATACAGAATCAGAATTGAATTACCACTTCGAAATGCTCCGCCTGCTACTCGATCGCGTTGCGAAAAGTCTATTACAGCACCCAGACGAAACGAATGCTGCCGAAATCGGTTATGATATGGAGAACTATTTATATTCTCAAGGTATCCTGCTAAAACAAACCGTGGATGTGTTAAGTGTTTTCCGCTTAGCCTTGATCAGACATATGAGGAAATCAGAATTTATTTATGAAGCAAAAGTAGATGAAGGCTTTCTCGTAACAGAGGAAATCGTCGCAGCATTTGATGCAGCAATTCGTGCGACGACCGCGAATTATAATTGGACGAAAGAAAAAGAACATACGGAAATGGAAAACCATTTAAATGAAATTTCCACTCCCGTCGTTCTCATCGATGAATTTCAGGCCGTCCTTCCTCTTGTGGGCGAATTCTCTCCGGAGCGATTCGACATCGTGAAGGAACATACGTTGAACAAAGTAAAAGAGCACAGCCTCCGTCTTCTTTTTATCGATTTTTCAGGGATAGCTACGTTCGATGACGTCTTTATCAACGATTTATTTAATTTGACGAAGACGATTAAATTACTGGGAACTAGAACAGTGCTCACCGGCATTCGCACAGAAATGGCCATTGCTGCGATACAATCAGGCATGAATTTCAAAGACCTAGAAACGTTTAACGACTTAAAACAAGCGCTTGTTACCATTAATGACGCTTGA
- a CDS encoding spore coat protein encodes MHPYVYHRQNHYTSSIYSYAQGEVNGDSLEDQVYLVGQETPDSPYITNITLVIQDGRNNKFHSIPLKTNTGYNPRLFLGDFTGSGTDDILVSMDSGGSGGFGYFYIYSFLANHPRLLFDYEVFDQTFDYSVTYKDNYLVEVINNTLHLSFMIDLSNRDKQYLADIYNEDGALKQPLTGSVSGLNQLYPIDFNGDGIYELYALQRIIGQYNADGLGLMQTPLSWKDNHFSPFFDNQYAAVLGTAVNE; translated from the coding sequence ATGCACCCATACGTATATCACCGACAGAACCACTATACTTCTTCCATCTATTCTTATGCTCAAGGAGAGGTTAACGGGGACTCCCTCGAAGACCAAGTTTATCTTGTCGGGCAGGAAACACCCGACAGCCCCTATATTACGAACATTACACTCGTCATTCAGGATGGCAGAAACAACAAGTTTCACTCAATCCCTTTAAAGACCAATACAGGCTATAATCCGCGTCTTTTCCTCGGAGATTTCACAGGAAGCGGTACAGATGACATCCTGGTAAGTATGGACTCTGGAGGGAGTGGAGGATTTGGGTATTTTTATATCTATTCCTTCCTAGCCAATCACCCCCGGCTTCTCTTCGATTATGAAGTGTTTGATCAAACATTTGACTACAGCGTTACCTATAAGGATAACTATTTGGTTGAAGTCATCAATAACACGCTCCACTTATCCTTTATGATCGACCTCAGCAATAGGGACAAACAATATTTAGCGGACATTTATAATGAAGACGGCGCATTGAAACAACCGCTTACAGGATCTGTTTCCGGACTTAACCAGCTCTATCCTATTGATTTCAACGGAGATGGAATTTATGAATTATATGCTCTGCAGCGAATCATCGGGCAATACAATGCAGATGGACTCGGTCTCATGCAGACACCTTTAAGTTGGAAAGACAACCACTTCTCCCCCTTCTTCGACAATCAGTATGCCGCCGTCTTAGGAACGGCAGTCAATGAATAG